Proteins encoded in a region of the Coriobacteriia bacterium genome:
- a CDS encoding N-acetylmuramoyl-L-alanine amidase, producing MYNEHDRPSTRKMLITGAIWVAGIAAVIAVAAVVFGMATSHSASSTSNGALASPGVESPATMTATIPSSEPAPSAAVTTQQVAPSPATAPAPTAPKKATPAPAKTTAAPAVSGASVVVIDAGHEAKVVPGVDPIGPGSTTTKAKILSGAYDSFTHTEESERNLEVALRLQKVLEARGVKVVMVRTKQNVQITNKQRAELANSVNAALFIRLHCDSGPSNVTGVLTLRPEKNWYPAHPIVAQSKIAASLIQAATLAATGAKDRGITPRNDEVGFNWSQVPSVLVEMGLLSNKTEATKLGTAAYQNKLADGMANGIVAYLKTR from the coding sequence GTGTACAACGAGCACGATCGACCGAGCACCCGCAAGATGCTCATCACCGGCGCGATCTGGGTCGCCGGAATCGCGGCCGTCATCGCTGTGGCTGCGGTTGTGTTCGGCATGGCGACCTCGCACTCGGCGTCGAGCACATCGAACGGCGCGTTGGCGAGTCCGGGCGTCGAGTCCCCGGCGACGATGACGGCCACGATCCCAAGCTCGGAGCCGGCGCCATCTGCGGCAGTCACAACGCAGCAGGTCGCGCCCTCACCCGCGACCGCGCCCGCGCCGACCGCGCCGAAGAAGGCGACGCCCGCGCCTGCGAAGACGACTGCCGCACCAGCGGTGAGCGGTGCTAGCGTCGTGGTGATCGACGCTGGCCACGAGGCCAAGGTCGTTCCGGGCGTGGACCCGATCGGTCCGGGCTCGACCACAACGAAGGCTAAGATCCTGTCCGGAGCCTACGACAGCTTCACGCATACCGAGGAAAGCGAACGTAACCTCGAGGTCGCGCTCAGGCTTCAGAAAGTGCTTGAGGCGCGCGGCGTCAAAGTCGTGATGGTCCGCACGAAGCAGAACGTCCAGATCACCAACAAGCAGCGCGCCGAGCTGGCCAACAGCGTTAACGCGGCGCTGTTCATCCGCCTGCATTGCGACAGCGGGCCGTCCAACGTCACCGGCGTTCTCACGTTGCGCCCCGAGAAGAACTGGTACCCAGCGCACCCCATCGTCGCGCAAAGCAAGATTGCGGCGAGCCTGATTCAGGCGGCAACTCTTGCCGCGACCGGCGCGAAGGATCGCGGCATCACGCCGCGCAACGACGAGGTCGGCTTCAACTGGTCGCAGGTCCCGTCCGTGCTTGTCGAGATGGGGCTGTTGAGCAACAAGACCGAAGCGACAAAGCTCGGAACCGCCGCCTACCAGAACAAACTCGCCGACGGCATGGCCAATGGCATCGTCGCGTATCTGAAGACGCGATAG